The following proteins come from a genomic window of Pseudochaenichthys georgianus chromosome 19, fPseGeo1.2, whole genome shotgun sequence:
- the zc3h7bb gene encoding zinc finger CCCH domain-containing protein 7B produces the protein MDPDRQKRREEIQKAMSFIQSSLPFPEPESYEAFMAQLVCNLLDEGNCCFRDGDSRQAAQQYGEGISVARYAQAEALVIPTELLESLYVNRAAACYQTREYERGVQDCDSALCVSEGSRRALYRKAICLRELGRIREAYECGTKCLLTAPHDRQVSDLAQDLATKLGLKGRKAYVSPQTESTATDGENHGESNPPTGEMSSNGLESLGDMESGDMSNAQCIPAPLATPIPVSDDPSSPEGTPCSEMSESPSSQGLPPMPYSVPVSERMDECSVIKDELDSLLECIPKKSPVQGAIPTNLPNTATGLRPPYSPSLPAPSPPLPSAFFSSSLSETTPLEPFTQLAQRDQGSTQAQDALGSFPTGETDADGNVGVSAGGLDSLSEYTLPGGRVCHSFIPGVRNNSAVHANGPAGTNLSLLSRNPLAATHEFRQACHACYSRIGPRVMDYKYQPEAAHRCKRDVLLCRLKNTDDPTWKRIRPRPARNNFLGAFVLCKEVQERQECQYGENCTFAYCQEEIDVWTQERKGALSRELLFDPLGSTERRALSVTRLLQLHMGMFMFLCEECFDSKPRIISKRSKENLAVCSNLTARHPFDDNKCLVHVVRSANVRYSKVRPLHPLCQFDVCRHEVRYGCQREDSCSFAHSVIELKCWVLQQDTGITHEEMVQESKRHWQRLEQNAQKQQKPIHIPHPSSSMPAGGLGGMGGGGDGMGGGGVGPVGGLGVGGSGAGGGRGRPLNLKMKFVCGQCWREGQVNEPDKNLKYCTAKSRHSWTKERRVLLVKSFEKKKWVVVRPLPFSRTYPQQYDMCVHVMKQKKCHYIGNCSFAHSLEERDVWTYMKNNSLRDMQQMYELWLQLTNQSRRSDISTVTPSPEDKQVTITADYTESMGGRRMSDGDDL, from the exons ATGGATCCTGATCGACAGAAACGAAGAGAGGAAATTCAGAAAGCCATGAGCTTTATCCA GTCATCATTGCCTTTCCCAGAGCCAGAGAGTTATGAG GCATTTATGGCCCAGTTGGTGTGTAACTTGCTGGACGAGGGCAATTGTTGCTTTCGAGATGGGGACAGTCGTCAGGCAGCCCAGCAGTACGGTGAGGGGATCAGTGTCGCCCGCTACGCTCAGGCCGAGGCCCTCGTCATCCCCACCGAGCTGCTGGAGAGCCTGTACGTCAACAGGGCTGCTGCCTGCTACCAGACG AGGGAGTATGAGCGCGGGGTGCAGGActgtgacagtgcactgtgtGTGTCAGAAGGCAGTCGCAGAGCTTTGTACCGCAAGGCGATCTGTCTGAGGGAATTGGGACGAATCCGAGAGGCCTACGAGTGCGGAACCAAATGTCTCCTCACAGCACCGCAC GACAGGCAGGTGAGCGACCTGGCTCAGGATCTGGCCACCAAGCTGGGCCTGAAGGGTCGCAAAGCTTACGTCAGCCCTCAGACGGAGTCCACGGCCACAGACGGGGAGAATCACGGGGAGTCTAACCCGCCCACGGGAGAG ATGTCCTCCAATGGGCTGGAGTCTCTGGGCGACATGGAATCAG GGGACATGTCTAACGCGCAGTGCATCCCCGCTCCTCTGGCCACTCCCATCCCGGTCAGCGATGACCCGTCGAGCCCCGAGGGGACGCCCTGCTCTGAGATGTCGGAGAGCCCCAGCAGCCAGGGCCTGCCCCCCATGCCCTACTCCGTGCCCGTGTCGGAGCGCATGGACGAGTGCAGCGTCATCAAGGACGAGCTCGACAGTCTGCTGGAGTGCATCCCAAAGAAA AGTCCGGTCCAGGGTGCGATCCCCACTAACCTCCCCAACACGGCGACGGGTCTCCGGCCTCCTTACTCCCCGAGCCTCCCGGCCCCGTCCCCCCCGCTCCCCTCAGCCTTCTTCAGCTCCTCCCTCAGTGAGACGACGCCCCTGGAGCCCTTCACGCAGCTGGCCCAGCGGGACCAGGGCTCCACCCAGGCGCAGGACGCTCTGGGGAGCTTCCCCACGGGCGAGACGGACGCTGACGGGAACGTGGGAGTCTCCGCGGGCGGGCTGGACTCGCTGTCCGAGTACACTCTCCCTG gGGGTCGAGTGTGTCACAGCTTCATCCCAGGGGTGCGCAACAACAGCGCTGTACATGCA AACGGTCCAGCAGGAACAAACCTGTCTCTGCTCTCCAGGAATCCTCTGGCTGCCACACACGAGTTTCGGCAGGCCTGTCACGCCTGCTACAGCAGAATCG GTCCACGAGTTATGGACTACAAGTACCAGCCGGAGGCAGCACATCGCTGCAAGAGGGACGTGCTGCTCTGCCGCCTCAAAAACACAGACGACCCGACCTGGAAGAGGATCCGCCCTCGGCCCGCACGGAACAACTTCCTGGGGGCCTTCGtactctgtaaag AGGTGCAGGAGCGCCAGGAGTGCCAGTACGGAGAGAACTGCACGTTTGCTTACTGCCAGGAGGAGATCGACGTCTGGACGCAGGAGAGGAAGGGAGCGCTGAGCCGAGAGCTGCTGTTCGACCCTCTGGGCAGCACGGAGCGACGAGCGCTCAGCGTcaccagactgctgcagctgcaCATGGGCATGTTCATGTTCCTCTGTGAG GAATGTTTTGACAGTAAGCCTCGCATCATCAGTAAGCGCAGCAAAGAAAACTTAGCAGTCTGCTCGAACCTCACAGCTCGACACCCGTTCGACGACAACAA GTGCCTGGTGCACGTGGTGAGGTCGGCCAACGTGCGCTACAGTAAGGTGCGTCCGCTGCACCCGCTCTGTCAGTTCGATGTTTGTCGCCACGAGGTTCGATACGGCTGCCAGCGCGAGGACAGCTGCTCCTTCGCTCACTCCGTCATCGAGCTCAAATGCTGGGTCCTGCAGCAGGACACCG GTATCACACATGAAGAGATGGTGCAGGAGTCCAAGAGACACTGGCAGCGGCTGGAGCAGAACGCACAGAAGCAGCAGAAG CCCATCCACATCCCCCATCCGAGCAGCAGCATGCCTGCAGGAGGCCTGGGGGGAATGGGAGGTGGAGGGGATGGTATGGGTGGGGGGGGTGTGGGTCCTGTGGGGGGCTTAGGGGTGGGAGGGTCGGGAGCCGGAGGGGGCAGAGGGCGACCCCTGAATCTGAAAATGAAGTTTGTGTGCGGACAGTGCTGGAGGGAGGGACAGGTCAACGAGCCAGACAAGAACCTCAAATACTGCACCGCTAAATCCCGGCACAG CTGGACGAAGGAGCGTCGAGTCCTGCTGGTGAAATCCTTTGAGAAGAAGAAGTGGGTCGTCGTTCGGCCGCTGCCTTTCTCCCGCACCTATCCTCAGCAATACGAC ATGTGTGTGCACGTGATGAAGCAGAAGAAGTGCCACTACATCGGGAACTGCTCGTTCGCTCACAGTCTGGAGGAGAGGGACGTGTGGACgtacatgaagaacaacagcT TGAGAGACATGCAACAGATGTACGAACTGTGGCTGCAGCTCACCAATCAGAGCCGGCGCAGCGACATCTCCACGGTGACGCCGTCCCCAGAGGACAAGCAGGTCACCATAACAGCGGATTACACAGAAAGCATG ggcGGCCGGCGGATGTCAGATGGCGACGACCTCTGA